The following are from one region of the Geoalkalibacter subterraneus genome:
- the pyrH gene encoding UMP kinase: MAASEVHYRRILLKLSGEALAGNQGYGIDPTVIGNIAQEIKDVTDLGVQVALVIGGGNIFRGVAAASKGMDRASADYMGMLATVMNSLAMQDALEQVGILTRVLSAIEMREVAEPYIRRRAIRHLEKGRVVIFAAGTGNPYFTTDTAASLRAMEINADIILKATKVDGVYSADPKKDHDAVKYSTLTYLEVLKKGLQVMDATATSLCMDNDLPIMVFDLTVDGNIVRAVKGEDIGTIVKGG; this comes from the coding sequence ATGGCCGCTTCCGAGGTTCATTATCGCCGCATATTGCTCAAACTCAGTGGCGAAGCTCTCGCCGGCAACCAGGGGTATGGTATAGACCCGACCGTTATCGGCAATATTGCACAGGAAATCAAAGATGTTACCGACCTTGGCGTGCAGGTGGCGCTGGTGATCGGGGGCGGCAATATTTTTCGCGGAGTGGCGGCAGCGTCCAAGGGGATGGACCGTGCCAGCGCCGATTACATGGGGATGCTCGCCACGGTCATGAACAGCCTGGCGATGCAGGATGCCCTGGAGCAGGTGGGCATTCTGACCCGCGTGCTGTCTGCCATTGAAATGCGCGAGGTCGCTGAGCCCTATATCCGGCGCCGTGCTATCCGCCATCTCGAAAAGGGGCGGGTGGTTATTTTTGCTGCCGGTACCGGTAACCCGTATTTTACCACGGACACCGCCGCCAGTTTGCGTGCGATGGAGATCAACGCGGATATCATTCTGAAAGCCACAAAGGTTGACGGGGTCTACAGTGCTGACCCGAAAAAAGATCATGATGCCGTGAAGTATTCCACGCTGACCTATCTTGAAGTGCTCAAGAAGGGACTTCAGGTCATGGATGCCACGGCCACCTCGCTATGTATGGATAACGATCTGCCGATTATGGTTTTCGATCTGACCGTCGACGGTAATATTGTGAGAGCTGTCAAGGGTGAAGATATCGGGACCATCGTCAAGGGAGGGTGA
- the tsaB gene encoding tRNA (adenosine(37)-N6)-threonylcarbamoyltransferase complex dimerization subunit type 1 TsaB, which produces MKTILAIDTATSAGSAAVCRGTKLLSENYFNTGARHAERITAVIDRALIDADVTLEEIDLFAVTRGPGSFTGVRVGMAAAKGLSLALTKPLVGISSLQALAMNAAGCEGQICAMLDARKKEVYAGLYHVRQGRASACCPERVASPATVVEQISEPTLFVGEGAMVYRELIESVLGTQARFVEGPLNWPRASMVALLAAADAQASEAGSARLVKPVYLRASEAEIAWQKRRSEGALQG; this is translated from the coding sequence ATGAAGACGATCCTCGCCATCGATACGGCCACCTCCGCGGGCAGCGCAGCAGTCTGCCGCGGAACGAAGCTGCTGAGCGAAAACTACTTCAACACGGGGGCACGTCATGCCGAACGTATAACGGCTGTTATCGACCGAGCCCTGATTGATGCGGACGTTACCCTTGAGGAGATTGATCTTTTTGCCGTTACACGCGGTCCCGGATCTTTTACTGGAGTGCGGGTCGGGATGGCAGCGGCCAAAGGTCTGTCCCTTGCCTTGACCAAGCCTCTGGTCGGCATCTCTTCGCTGCAGGCGCTGGCCATGAATGCGGCGGGCTGTGAAGGCCAGATTTGTGCCATGCTCGATGCGCGCAAAAAAGAGGTCTACGCCGGGTTATATCATGTGCGACAGGGACGCGCTTCTGCCTGCTGCCCTGAGCGGGTCGCTTCTCCTGCGACGGTTGTTGAGCAGATCAGCGAACCGACCCTGTTTGTCGGGGAGGGCGCCATGGTGTACCGCGAGCTGATTGAGTCTGTGCTTGGTACCCAGGCTCGTTTTGTGGAAGGGCCTTTGAACTGGCCGCGTGCTTCCATGGTGGCCCTACTGGCGGCCGCTGATGCGCAAGCGTCTGAAGCTGGCAGCGCCCGGCTGGTGAAGCCTGTTTACCTGCGAGCGTCAGAAGCTGAAATTGCGTGGCAAAAACGACGCAGCGAGGGGGCTTTGCAAGGTTGA
- the frr gene encoding ribosome recycling factor, producing MYDDILKKTRSGMDKAIDALKKEFSKVRTGRASTALLDEVRIDYYGTPTPLNQVGSLTVPEPRMIIIQPWEKNLIPEIEKAILKSDLGLNPSSDGQVIRIAIPPLTEERRKEMVKLVKRMGEDARIAIRNVRRDGNDALKKMEKEKEISEDDLKRGEKDIQDLTDQYVKKVDELISSKETEVMEV from the coding sequence ATGTATGATGACATCCTGAAAAAAACACGCTCCGGCATGGATAAAGCAATTGATGCGCTCAAGAAGGAGTTTTCCAAGGTGCGCACCGGCCGCGCTTCCACGGCTCTGCTCGATGAGGTGCGGATCGATTACTACGGCACTCCGACCCCTCTTAATCAGGTGGGTTCGCTGACGGTTCCCGAGCCGCGCATGATCATAATTCAGCCCTGGGAAAAAAATCTGATTCCCGAAATTGAAAAAGCCATTCTGAAATCAGACCTCGGGCTTAATCCCTCTTCCGATGGGCAGGTGATCCGCATTGCGATCCCTCCCCTGACCGAAGAGCGCCGCAAGGAAATGGTCAAGCTGGTCAAGCGTATGGGCGAAGACGCTCGGATCGCAATACGTAACGTCCGGCGTGACGGCAACGATGCGCTCAAGAAAATGGAGAAGGAAAAAGAGATCTCCGAGGACGATCTCAAGCGTGGCGAGAAAGACATCCAGGATCTCACCGACCAGTATGTGAAAAAGGTTGATGAGCTGATCTCCTCCAAAGAGACCGAGGTCATGGAAGTTTAG
- the ilvD gene encoding dihydroxy-acid dehydratase produces the protein MAPKRSDVITQGFERTPHRALLKGTGVPGEQMDKPFIGIASSFTDLIPGHIGMRDLERFIEKGVHTGGGFSFIFGIPGVCDGIAMGHRGMHYSLPTRELIADMIESVAEAHRLDGLVLLTNCDKITPGMLMAAARLDIPCIVVTAGPMMTGRGAEGRRYSFVSDTFEAMAQYKAGVIDEQQLQVCEDKACPGAGSCQGLFTANTMAILTETMGMSLMRCATTPAVSADKRRLAFASGQRVVQLVRDNITPRQIMTRAAFENAIRIDLALGGSSNTVLHLLAVAREAGVDLPLEVFDELGRQTPQLASMNPGGKYFMEDLDAAGGVSGVLYQLRDRIADNPTLSGLTIRQIIDSISEVDEEIIQPVDRPVRPEGGIAVLFGNLAPKGAIVKQSGVSEKMMNFEGRARCFDSEEEAMKALMGGDVKAGDVVVIRYEGPKGGPGMREMLAPTATLMGLGLGDSVALITDGRFSGGTRGPCIGHISPEAAQGGPIALVQEGDRIKLDIPNRRLELDVDDETLAERRRNWTKPEPKIKTGWLARYASVVTSAYTGAVTKAE, from the coding sequence ATGGCACCCAAACGCAGCGACGTCATCACCCAGGGATTTGAACGCACTCCTCATCGGGCCTTGCTCAAAGGAACCGGGGTACCGGGCGAGCAGATGGACAAGCCCTTCATCGGCATCGCCAGTTCATTCACCGATCTGATCCCCGGACACATCGGCATGCGCGATCTGGAGCGCTTCATTGAAAAAGGTGTTCATACCGGCGGCGGCTTTTCCTTTATCTTCGGCATCCCGGGGGTGTGTGACGGGATCGCCATGGGCCACCGGGGGATGCACTATTCTCTGCCGACCCGCGAACTGATTGCCGACATGATAGAATCCGTCGCCGAAGCACACCGCCTTGACGGTCTCGTGCTGCTGACCAACTGCGACAAGATCACTCCCGGCATGCTCATGGCCGCGGCACGACTCGATATACCGTGTATCGTTGTGACGGCCGGCCCCATGATGACCGGGCGTGGCGCAGAAGGGCGTCGCTACTCCTTTGTCAGTGACACCTTTGAAGCGATGGCCCAGTACAAGGCCGGAGTGATCGATGAACAACAGCTGCAGGTCTGCGAGGACAAGGCCTGCCCCGGGGCCGGATCGTGCCAGGGACTTTTTACCGCGAACACCATGGCGATTCTGACTGAAACCATGGGCATGAGTCTGATGCGATGCGCGACGACCCCGGCGGTATCTGCCGATAAAAGGCGCCTTGCTTTTGCTTCGGGGCAACGTGTGGTGCAGTTGGTGCGTGACAACATCACACCGCGCCAGATTATGACAAGGGCCGCGTTTGAAAATGCCATTCGCATCGACCTCGCTTTGGGTGGGTCGAGCAACACTGTTCTTCATCTGCTTGCCGTGGCCCGAGAAGCCGGCGTCGACCTGCCGCTGGAAGTATTTGACGAACTGGGTCGCCAGACACCGCAGCTCGCCTCCATGAATCCGGGCGGCAAATATTTCATGGAAGATCTTGATGCGGCCGGCGGCGTCTCCGGGGTTCTTTATCAACTGCGTGATCGGATCGCTGATAATCCCACCCTGAGCGGCTTGACCATTCGGCAGATCATCGACAGTATTTCAGAGGTCGACGAGGAGATCATTCAGCCGGTGGATCGCCCGGTCCGTCCGGAGGGAGGCATCGCCGTCCTGTTTGGAAATCTGGCACCCAAAGGCGCGATTGTCAAACAGTCCGGAGTCTCGGAAAAGATGATGAATTTTGAGGGACGCGCCCGCTGTTTTGATTCCGAAGAAGAGGCCATGAAAGCTTTGATGGGTGGAGATGTCAAGGCCGGTGATGTGGTGGTGATTCGCTACGAGGGACCCAAGGGCGGTCCCGGCATGCGTGAAATGCTTGCTCCCACTGCGACGCTGATGGGGTTGGGGCTTGGAGACAGTGTGGCATTGATTACCGATGGGCGTTTTTCCGGTGGAACGCGCGGCCCCTGTATCGGCCACATCTCTCCCGAAGCCGCCCAGGGGGGCCCAATTGCGCTTGTGCAGGAAGGGGATCGAATCAAGCTCGATATCCCCAACAGGCGCCTTGAGCTTGATGTCGATGACGAGACCCTTGCCGAGCGTCGCAGGAACTGGACCAAACCCGAACCGAAAATCAAGACAGGCTGGTTGGCGCGTTATGCCTCGGTTGTCACCTCTGCCTACACAGGCGCGGTCACCAAGGCCGAATAG
- a CDS encoding isoprenyl transferase yields MRIPRHLAIIMDGNGRWARQKSQPRVFGHRQGVETVRRVVEECSRLEVEYLTLYAFSYENWGRPDEEISALMELLTAYLKKELETMLSNSIRFNVIGDIERLPTSVRRMLTDTIKRTERNSGMTLTLALSYGSRDEITRAMRKIARRVADGEISADAITESMIDEHLDTAMLPEPDLLIRTSGEMRISNFLLWQMAYTELYFTHTLWPDFDHQHLHDAFRAFGRRRRRFGLTDEQRSGDFDE; encoded by the coding sequence ATGCGTATTCCCCGGCATCTCGCAATTATCATGGATGGCAACGGCCGATGGGCCCGTCAAAAATCCCAGCCTCGTGTTTTTGGCCACAGGCAAGGGGTTGAAACTGTGCGTCGGGTTGTCGAGGAATGTTCCCGTCTCGAGGTCGAGTACCTGACTCTTTATGCGTTCAGTTATGAAAACTGGGGGCGGCCGGATGAAGAGATCAGTGCGTTGATGGAGTTGCTGACGGCCTATCTGAAAAAAGAACTTGAAACCATGCTGTCCAACAGCATTCGCTTCAATGTGATCGGTGATATAGAACGTCTGCCCACTTCTGTGCGGCGCATGTTGACTGATACGATCAAACGTACAGAACGCAACTCCGGAATGACCCTGACTCTCGCACTCTCTTATGGATCCCGCGATGAAATCACCCGCGCCATGCGTAAAATTGCCAGGCGGGTTGCCGATGGAGAAATTTCAGCGGATGCCATCACCGAATCGATGATTGACGAGCATCTCGATACGGCAATGCTGCCTGAACCTGACCTCTTGATCCGAACCAGTGGAGAGATGCGCATCAGTAATTTTCTGCTCTGGCAGATGGCTTATACCGAGTTGTATTTTACCCATACGCTCTGGCCTGATTTTGATCACCAGCATCTGCATGATGCATTCAGGGCTTTCGGGCGCCGACGCCGCCGTTTCGGACTGACGGATGAGCAGCGTAGCGGGGATTTTGACGAATAA
- the ilvB gene encoding biosynthetic-type acetolactate synthase large subunit, which yields MKLTGSKILLECLLREEVDTVFGYPGGTVINIYDDLMDYPINHILTRHEQAAVHAADGYARATGKVGVAIATSGPGATNTVTGIATAYMDSIPLVVITGQVPTALIGNDAFQEADMVGITRPITKHNFLVRNINELTTIVKKAFHIARSGRPGPVLIDFPKDVQLDSTVFSYPDKVELAGYKPTVGGNARQIEKAARMILEARKPLIYVGGGAVLSDAAQGLRELAELAQLPVTTTLMAKSIFPSRHPLCLGMLGMHGTYYSNMAVTNCDLLIAAGARFDDRVTGKIATFAPNAKIIHIDIDPTSIKKNVRVDLPIVGHLNDVLQKLADKMKEQGDKVDALVERTHGWRSEIAEWKKAHPMKYTPSTSVIKPQFVIEKIRELTRDDAIITTEVGQHQMWTAQFFDFIQPRTFLTSGGLGTMGYGLPAALGAQVAFRDRQVIDISGDGSFQMNSQELATLVQYRLPVKIVILNNNFLGMVRQWQEMFFDRRYSQTCMELPIDFVKLAEAYGATGLRAEKPDEVEAMIKKGLETPGPVIMEFRISREENVLPMVPPASGLNEMVLAS from the coding sequence GTGAAATTGACCGGATCGAAAATTTTATTGGAATGTCTGCTTCGCGAGGAGGTCGATACCGTTTTCGGCTACCCCGGAGGCACCGTCATCAATATTTACGACGACCTGATGGATTACCCAATCAATCATATTCTGACCCGCCATGAACAGGCTGCCGTTCATGCTGCGGACGGTTATGCACGGGCCACCGGCAAGGTGGGCGTCGCTATCGCGACCAGCGGACCCGGGGCGACCAATACAGTAACGGGCATCGCCACGGCTTACATGGATTCCATCCCTCTGGTTGTCATCACAGGGCAGGTTCCGACTGCATTGATTGGAAACGACGCTTTCCAGGAAGCCGATATGGTGGGTATCACCCGACCCATCACCAAGCACAACTTTCTGGTGCGCAACATCAACGAGTTGACGACCATTGTCAAAAAAGCCTTTCATATTGCCCGCAGCGGCCGGCCGGGACCGGTCCTGATTGATTTTCCCAAAGATGTTCAGCTTGATAGCACGGTTTTTTCCTATCCTGACAAGGTCGAACTGGCAGGATACAAGCCGACGGTTGGTGGCAATGCTCGTCAGATTGAAAAAGCCGCCCGCATGATCCTCGAAGCCCGCAAGCCTCTCATCTACGTGGGGGGAGGCGCGGTTCTTTCCGACGCGGCGCAGGGACTGCGAGAACTGGCCGAACTGGCTCAGCTGCCGGTGACGACGACTCTGATGGCGAAATCGATTTTTCCCAGTCGCCATCCCCTCTGTCTCGGCATGCTCGGGATGCACGGCACCTATTATTCCAATATGGCCGTGACGAACTGTGATCTCCTTATCGCCGCCGGGGCCCGCTTCGACGACCGTGTAACAGGCAAGATCGCAACCTTTGCGCCCAATGCCAAGATCATCCATATCGATATCGATCCGACGTCCATCAAGAAAAACGTCCGGGTAGATCTGCCTATTGTCGGGCATCTCAATGATGTCCTGCAGAAATTGGCCGACAAGATGAAGGAGCAGGGTGACAAAGTCGATGCGCTTGTAGAGCGCACCCATGGCTGGCGTTCGGAAATTGCCGAGTGGAAAAAAGCCCACCCCATGAAATACACACCCTCCACCTCCGTCATCAAGCCGCAGTTTGTGATCGAGAAGATTCGCGAGCTGACCCGGGATGACGCCATTATCACCACCGAGGTGGGGCAGCATCAGATGTGGACGGCGCAGTTTTTCGATTTTATCCAACCCCGCACCTTCCTGACCTCGGGCGGTCTCGGCACGATGGGGTATGGTTTGCCTGCCGCCCTGGGAGCCCAGGTCGCCTTTCGCGACCGGCAGGTCATCGATATCTCCGGTGATGGCTCCTTTCAGATGAATTCCCAGGAACTGGCGACGCTTGTTCAGTATCGCCTGCCGGTCAAGATCGTCATTCTCAATAATAATTTCCTCGGAATGGTGCGTCAGTGGCAGGAGATGTTCTTTGATCGCCGCTACAGCCAGACCTGCATGGAGCTGCCCATCGATTTTGTCAAGCTGGCAGAAGCCTATGGTGCAACGGGACTGCGCGCCGAGAAACCTGACGAAGTGGAAGCCATGATCAAAAAAGGGCTTGAAACTCCCGGCCCGGTTATTATGGAGTTCAGAATCTCCCGTGAAGAGAATGTGCTGCCCATGGTGCCGCCGGCATCGGGACTCAATGAAATGGTTCTGGCCAGCTGA
- the rseP gene encoding RIP metalloprotease RseP: MITIAAGIIMLGILVFIHEFGHFCVAKMAGVKVLKFSLGFGPRLFSKTWGETEYMICAVPLGGYVQMLGEGGGENGETGELTQEEKARSYAAKSPAKRMAIVAAGPFMNLILPFVVLPLAFMLGVNLPAFLDREPCVGFVAPESPAANAGFVQGDCIEAVNDIPVASWNEANKKLISLAGDSLRFEVLRGGENVELTIPVEESNLEFQSLGLFPDQAARIGALAPNMPAAQAGMEQDDLIISVGDHEISSWFDLKNAIQETGGQAVPVVVERNGERLEYIVTPERGDRGDDYLIGIAPAQDVVMKRFGPLEAVAAGAERTYDLIELTVVFVQKLFSGHVSTKNIGGPITVVQIAGQAAQTDVSSILTVLAFLSIQLGILNLLPIPILDGGHIFFNLFELVFRRPLSVRTREIAQQIGLVLLIMLMVVAFYNDIVRIFMG; encoded by the coding sequence ATGATTACGATTGCTGCCGGAATCATCATGCTGGGGATTCTGGTTTTTATCCATGAATTCGGTCATTTCTGCGTCGCCAAAATGGCTGGAGTCAAAGTGCTGAAGTTCTCCCTCGGCTTCGGCCCCAGGCTTTTCTCGAAAACCTGGGGTGAAACCGAGTATATGATCTGTGCCGTTCCCCTCGGGGGGTATGTGCAGATGCTTGGTGAGGGCGGAGGCGAAAATGGGGAAACGGGCGAATTGACGCAAGAGGAAAAGGCGCGTTCCTATGCGGCCAAGTCTCCTGCAAAGCGCATGGCGATCGTTGCTGCCGGACCTTTCATGAACCTGATTCTGCCCTTTGTCGTTCTGCCGCTGGCCTTCATGCTCGGTGTCAATCTTCCCGCTTTTCTGGATCGCGAACCCTGTGTCGGATTTGTCGCTCCCGAGAGTCCTGCAGCGAATGCCGGGTTTGTTCAGGGCGACTGCATAGAAGCGGTGAACGATATTCCCGTTGCCAGTTGGAATGAAGCTAACAAAAAGCTCATTTCGCTTGCTGGAGATTCGCTGCGCTTTGAGGTTTTACGTGGCGGGGAGAACGTCGAACTCACCATTCCCGTCGAAGAGAGTAACCTTGAGTTCCAAAGTCTGGGGCTTTTCCCCGATCAGGCGGCTCGTATCGGTGCCCTTGCTCCTAACATGCCCGCTGCGCAAGCCGGGATGGAGCAGGACGACCTGATAATCTCCGTTGGCGACCATGAAATTTCGTCCTGGTTTGATCTGAAAAACGCAATCCAGGAAACCGGAGGGCAGGCCGTCCCGGTTGTCGTTGAGCGAAACGGTGAGCGCCTTGAATACATAGTGACGCCCGAGAGGGGAGATCGGGGCGATGATTATCTGATTGGAATTGCCCCCGCCCAAGATGTTGTGATGAAGCGATTCGGCCCTCTTGAAGCTGTCGCTGCAGGGGCCGAGCGGACCTACGACCTTATCGAACTCACCGTAGTTTTTGTCCAGAAGTTGTTCAGCGGGCACGTTTCCACGAAAAATATCGGCGGACCGATCACGGTGGTGCAGATTGCCGGGCAGGCTGCTCAGACAGATGTTTCGAGCATCCTGACCGTCCTGGCCTTTTTGAGTATCCAGTTGGGAATCCTCAACCTGTTGCCGATCCCGATCCTTGACGGCGGGCATATCTTTTTCAATCTTTTCGAATTGGTTTTCAGGCGGCCCCTGTCTGTACGCACACGGGAGATTGCCCAGCAGATCGGGCTGGTGCTGCTGATCATGCTGATGGTGGTGGCGTTTTACAATGATATTGTCCGCATCTTCATGGGATAG
- a CDS encoding 1-deoxy-D-xylulose-5-phosphate reductoisomerase, producing MKNLVILGSTGSIGVNALDIVAAHPDKYRVVALTAGNNIDLLHEQIRAFRPEIVAVLSESQAKELRRRLGPQGPEVLSGVQGLVACATHGNADMVVSAIVGAAGLVPTMAAIEAGKDIALANKETLVCAGSLVMSRALEKEVRIFPVDSEHSAIFQSLEGHRKHDVRRLILTASGGPFCNRSLAELSHVTPGDALNHPNWEMGRKITIDSATMMNKGLEVIEAHWLFDLPAERLDVHIHPQSIVHSMVEYIDGSVIAQMGVPDMRTPIAYALSYPERLPLKIPALDLCELGTLTFEKPDTQKFSCLKLAYDALREGGSAPAVLNAANEVAVEAFLNGGISFLNISRIIASVLELPREDEIEHIDDVLRVDRWARTRARRVISEIS from the coding sequence ATGAAAAATCTTGTGATTTTAGGATCTACCGGGTCCATTGGCGTCAACGCGCTTGATATTGTAGCGGCTCATCCCGACAAATACCGGGTGGTGGCTTTGACCGCCGGAAACAATATCGACCTGCTCCATGAACAGATCCGCGCTTTCCGTCCTGAAATTGTTGCGGTCCTTTCAGAGTCGCAGGCCAAAGAGCTGCGTCGTCGTCTCGGCCCCCAGGGCCCGGAAGTGCTTTCCGGTGTTCAGGGCCTGGTGGCCTGCGCGACTCATGGCAACGCCGACATGGTGGTTTCCGCTATTGTAGGGGCCGCCGGATTGGTGCCCACGATGGCGGCTATTGAAGCCGGCAAGGACATCGCGTTGGCCAACAAGGAGACACTGGTGTGCGCCGGCTCTCTGGTTATGAGCCGTGCCCTTGAAAAAGAGGTTCGCATTTTTCCTGTCGACAGCGAACACTCTGCTATTTTTCAGTCTCTTGAGGGGCACCGCAAGCATGACGTGCGCCGCTTGATTCTCACGGCCTCTGGCGGCCCTTTTTGCAACCGCTCCCTTGCTGAACTCTCGCATGTTACGCCGGGCGATGCCTTGAATCACCCGAATTGGGAGATGGGGCGCAAGATCACCATCGATTCGGCGACCATGATGAACAAGGGCCTTGAAGTGATCGAGGCCCATTGGTTGTTCGATCTGCCGGCCGAGCGGCTCGATGTCCACATCCATCCGCAGAGCATCGTCCACTCCATGGTCGAGTATATCGATGGTTCGGTGATTGCGCAGATGGGGGTTCCCGATATGCGGACACCGATTGCCTATGCGCTCTCGTACCCGGAGCGGCTGCCTTTGAAAATTCCCGCGCTTGATCTCTGCGAGCTGGGGACACTGACCTTTGAAAAACCGGACACCCAGAAATTTTCCTGCCTCAAGCTTGCCTACGATGCCTTGCGCGAGGGCGGTTCCGCACCTGCGGTCCTCAATGCCGCCAATGAGGTGGCGGTGGAAGCTTTTCTCAACGGGGGAATTTCTTTTCTGAATATCAGCCGCATCATTGCGAGCGTTCTTGAGCTGCCGCGAGAGGACGAAATTGAACACATCGACGATGTTCTCAGGGTCGATCGGTGGGCTCGTACCCGTGCCCGTCGAGTCATCAGCGAGATTTCCTGA
- the ilvN gene encoding acetolactate synthase small subunit — protein sequence MKHTISVLVENEFGVLSRVAGLFSGRGFNIESLSVAPTLDPSISRMTIVTSGDDQILEQITKQLNKLIDTIKVIDFTGHDFVEREMALVKVCAEEESRAEVLRIVDIFRAKVVDVTPKSYTVEVTGAPGKINAIVELLRPLGIKEIVRSGPVVIGRGPKGWKSS from the coding sequence ATGAAACACACGATTTCTGTTCTGGTGGAAAACGAGTTCGGCGTGTTGTCGCGCGTGGCCGGACTTTTTTCCGGGCGTGGCTTTAACATCGAGAGCCTGTCGGTGGCTCCGACCCTTGATCCATCCATTTCCCGCATGACGATTGTGACTTCCGGCGACGACCAGATCCTGGAGCAGATCACCAAGCAGCTCAACAAGCTGATCGATACCATCAAGGTGATTGATTTTACCGGCCACGACTTCGTTGAACGTGAAATGGCCCTGGTGAAAGTCTGCGCTGAAGAGGAGAGCCGTGCGGAAGTTCTGCGTATCGTCGATATCTTCCGCGCCAAGGTGGTTGATGTCACGCCTAAATCCTATACGGTTGAAGTCACCGGGGCACCCGGGAAGATCAATGCCATCGTTGAATTGCTGCGGCCGCTGGGGATCAAAGAGATCGTACGATCTGGGCCTGTGGTCATCGGGCGTGGCCCCAAAGGGTGGAAGAGCAGTTAA
- a CDS encoding phosphatidate cytidylyltransferase, with amino-acid sequence MTGLRVAATIRTKQLVQAEIPVSPDFAKTAFSADPETSLLSDSRFRETEQRRLAIKERIITGIIALPALILYVYFAGPFLFSLLVFVVTALALNEFHQIVLPDGRWVERHLATGLGALLSLLIASMNTVPVLAGLSLVTVFWLAWFLFRFHDLETVMQQIGLIFLGIFYLVIPLAHLGALATLDSGKLWIFFILLLTMASDTAAYFVGVSLGRHKLYPAISPNKSIEGAVGGMAGAALAVVIATMWFLPEIGFLDGLFLALILGPLAQIGDLIESMLKRSFGVKDSGGLIPGHGGLLDRLDSLILIFPVVYYFALLKDF; translated from the coding sequence ATAACTGGCCTTCGTGTCGCTGCGACAATAAGGACGAAACAACTTGTTCAGGCCGAAATTCCCGTTTCCCCTGATTTCGCGAAAACGGCATTCTCTGCCGATCCCGAAACCTCACTCCTCTCGGATTCACGTTTTCGAGAAACGGAACAAAGGAGGCTCGCCATTAAGGAGAGAATTATTACTGGAATCATCGCACTGCCCGCGTTGATTCTTTACGTTTACTTCGCCGGCCCCTTTCTCTTCAGCCTTCTTGTTTTTGTGGTGACGGCGCTGGCTTTAAACGAATTTCACCAGATCGTGCTTCCTGACGGGCGATGGGTCGAGCGCCACCTCGCGACCGGCCTCGGCGCTTTGTTGTCTTTGCTGATCGCCTCCATGAATACGGTGCCGGTCTTGGCCGGATTGAGTCTGGTCACCGTGTTCTGGTTGGCCTGGTTTCTGTTCCGTTTTCACGATCTCGAAACGGTGATGCAGCAGATCGGGCTGATTTTTCTTGGTATTTTCTATCTCGTCATCCCCTTGGCCCATCTTGGTGCGCTGGCGACTCTCGATTCCGGAAAGCTCTGGATTTTTTTCATCCTGCTGCTCACTATGGCCAGTGACACCGCCGCTTATTTTGTCGGGGTGTCCCTGGGCCGTCACAAGCTCTATCCGGCAATCAGCCCGAACAAGAGTATCGAAGGCGCTGTCGGCGGCATGGCCGGAGCCGCACTGGCTGTCGTGATCGCCACAATGTGGTTTCTGCCTGAAATCGGCTTCCTTGATGGCCTTTTTCTGGCGTTGATTCTTGGACCTTTGGCGCAGATCGGCGATCTTATAGAATCCATGCTCAAGCGCAGTTTCGGCGTCAAGGATTCCGGTGGGCTGATCCCCGGGCACGGTGGTTTGCTTGACCGTCTCGACAGTCTGATTTTGATTTTTCCCGTCGTTTATTATTTTGCCCTGCTGAAGGATTTTTAG